AGACTTCCGCAGACTCCGCTCCGCACGATGCCGAGAGCACCCCCGCCAGCGGAAAGGGGCGTCCCACGCCCACCCGCGCCGAACGCGAAGCGGCCCGCAAGCGGCCTCTCGTCGCGGACACCAAGGAGGCGAAGGCGCGTGCCCGCGCCGAGCTCGCCGCCCGGCGCGAGAAGGCCCGCATCGGCATGGCCGCCGGTGACGAGCGCTACCTGCCGGTGCGCGACAAGGGCCCGCAGCGCCGCTTCGTCCGCGACTTCGTCGACTCCGGATGGCACGTGGCCGAGCTCATCATGCCGGTGATGATCGTCGTCCTGCTCCTGATGTTCGTCAACATCCCGTTCCTGCAGTTCTACTCGTACATCGCCCTCTGGGGCTTCATCGTCATCGCGGTCCTCGACATGGTGCTCACCTCCGTGCGCGTCAAGAAGGCGGCTCGCGCGAAGTTCGGCGCCGACCGCATGGAGCGGGGCCTCGGCTGGTACGGCGCGATGCGCACGGTCCAGATGCGCTTCATGCGCCTGCCGAAGGCCCAGGTCAAGCGCGGCCAGCGCCCCGAGTAGACCTCACGTCACGTTCAACGCCCCGATCGCGCCTGCCGCGGTCGGGGCGTTCTCCGTCTGCGTCGCGCCCCCGCCGGCCACTCCCCTCTTTCCGCGAGACTGCATAGCAACCACGAGACAGCGGCTGGTTACGTCCGTCTCGTGGTGTGCCTGCAGTCTCGCGGGAGAGAGGCGGCCCGGGGGCGGGGGCGGGGCGGGAAAGGGATCAGCGCGAGCGGCGGGCGAGGCCCCGGTTGATCTGCCGCCCCCAGAACGGGCCGCGATAGAGGAACGCGGTGTACCCCTGCACCAGGTTCGCTCCCGCATCCAGGCGCTCCTGGACATCCGCCGCGGTCTCGACGCCGCCGACCGAGATCACGCAGAAATCGGCGGGCACCACGCGGCGGACGATGCGGAGCGCCTCCAGGGAACGCGCCTTCAGCGGTGCACCGGAGAGTCCCCCGGCGCCGGCCGCCGCGACCACGTCCGCGGGAGTGGTCAGCCCCGCACGGGAGATCGTCGTGTTGGTCGCGATGACGCCGTCGAGTCCCAGCTCCACGGCCAGCAGCGCGACGGCCTCGATCTCGTCGTCGTCCAGGTCCGGCGCGAACTTCACGAGCAGCGGTGTGGTGCCGGAAGCCGCATGCACGGCCTCGAGCAGCGGGCGGAGGGTCTCCACCGCCTGCAGCCCGCGCAGTCCCGGCGTGTTCGGCGACGACACGTTGACGACCAGGTAGTCCGCGAGCGGCGCCAGCATCCGGGCACTGCGGACGTAGTCCGCGGTGGCGTCCGCGACGTCCACGACGCGGCTCTTGCCGATGTTCACACCGATGACCGGGCGCTTCCGGCGGCGCCGCAACGCGGCGAGACGCCGTGCGGCCGCCTCGGCGCCGCGGTTGTTGAAGCCCATCCGGTTCACGACGGCGCGGTCAGGGATCAACCGGAAAAGGCGCGGGCGAGGGTTGCCGTCCTGCGGGATCGCGGTGAGCGTGCCCACCTCGACGTGGCCGAAACCGAGCGCGTAAAGTCCCATCGCGCCGACCGCGTCCTTGTCGAATCCGGCGGCGATGCCGAACGGAGACTCGAACTCCAGCCC
The sequence above is a segment of the Microbacterium caowuchunii genome. Coding sequences within it:
- a CDS encoding quinone-dependent dihydroorotate dehydrogenase, whose translation is MYPLLFRHLLSRMDPESAHHAAMRVIRMLGVRPLTALARTVTAPAPGLRTRALGLEFESPFGIAAGFDKDAVGAMGLYALGFGHVEVGTLTAIPQDGNPRPRLFRLIPDRAVVNRMGFNNRGAEAAARRLAALRRRRKRPVIGVNIGKSRVVDVADATADYVRSARMLAPLADYLVVNVSSPNTPGLRGLQAVETLRPLLEAVHAASGTTPLLVKFAPDLDDDEIEAVALLAVELGLDGVIATNTTISRAGLTTPADVVAAAGAGGLSGAPLKARSLEALRIVRRVVPADFCVISVGGVETAADVQERLDAGANLVQGYTAFLYRGPFWGRQINRGLARRSR
- a CDS encoding DUF3043 domain-containing protein; translation: MAKTSADSAPHDAESTPASGKGRPTPTRAEREAARKRPLVADTKEAKARARAELAARREKARIGMAAGDERYLPVRDKGPQRRFVRDFVDSGWHVAELIMPVMIVVLLLMFVNIPFLQFYSYIALWGFIVIAVLDMVLTSVRVKKAARAKFGADRMERGLGWYGAMRTVQMRFMRLPKAQVKRGQRPE